A section of the Festucalex cinctus isolate MCC-2025b chromosome 9, RoL_Fcin_1.0, whole genome shotgun sequence genome encodes:
- the uqcrq gene encoding cytochrome b-c1 complex subunit 8 — protein MGAKFGNLIRMRHIITYSLSPFEQRAFPNYFSKGIPNVWRRFTGSFFKIAPPFAIMYLTITWGNAAHKQSKRKNPADYENEE, from the exons ATGGGCGCCAAATTTGGAAATTTGATCAGGATGAGGCATATCATCACATACAGTCTGTCTCCCTTTGAGCAGCGGGCATTCCCCAACTATTTCTCCAAAGGAATTCCCAATGTGTGGAGAAGGTTCACGGGGTCTTTCTTCAAAATTGCCCCTC CATTTGCCATCATGTACCTGACCATTACGTGGGGCAACGCCGCTCACAAGCAGAGCAAGAGGAAGAATCCCGCTGACTACGAGAATGAAGAATAA